A genomic region of Oncorhynchus mykiss isolate Arlee chromosome 16, USDA_OmykA_1.1, whole genome shotgun sequence contains the following coding sequences:
- the LOC110492359 gene encoding uncharacterized protein LOC110492359, which yields MEEKPTMSDIDLDKILSTPQEVPHSVEVVLRKLEIAEMGRAKRDMAGRLHVILNSVNKALCRMRLASAVEEEDDDLITQSQHLEEKRRRGQQLVTIQAFLQSSLDKENELSVVLQWLRNMNQELVEVEEDEDFREVDGITEEWVEEMQDKIQSFMSDIQACIVRLHELCGFLFELDTRKTKKKEAEHKKGGVWHWWLESKVDARTILKIQELQPPTVDRMMAEPSLATKSSTDLSFMLGDISKSMSCNKAMSMAFKFIQTGLHNLNEALQERTGEAHKAQAQLDEMKADDCRANLARAKAELEGGKTRITKLEGDNYNLQEEIAAHMFQIHKLEGMVRSGQQGSVIKVIEPMMEFPMTQSQTQPESTSVPFNPKYPRWPPPSKKEQKPKIAPSVVESQLPKSPPKTAAGTEPESIEEEYVEEEIPPTPSPVSEEEIKPEPSPDELDLFEAMEKNSTSLLDGFQSSVFNIIEKSLSVKGIGLEADKANDAIKLYIILQKTIRDSFNNITSKLHGKFTDSILNMPFEEDATKSPGDMLKEINSMFVSHDQNIESLGANVHMLMKEEDKNAKSASKKGPHQECRHSVSEVLIQLKNINNMSKQQTCKMRLALENLIDMNNRLDNEPKTEEEQPSTSHFSISSSDSFVEEEEIRVEKKRHHHIEKTVKVPVEKRIKRRHTPHQTTRQVLKPRLIETANQGDMERYKMEIEEEGRKIEKTVMVGATYQVNVVSQRTNLNLLRQAAISGEISTELYSMAKDLITHILGMDEIRLACLLRKFMAYRSVQQVRYNLNMQLVAARELKDGQSVKEIYSFLTKLDVYQKRTLRRWSAKQAAIEHSRKTCLARMLYLFSEIRQDYNVHLLTPFPCSSHSRQHLAIKSHKLTWSLNPGCQRRHLPTPAQTPHLVMPASEAGPLSGVRELLRGQLPTLWHCNLTMNNMQLARKMASPPCNLSSIPLLMEMDVNHSRATALRSAQGRMSGG from the exons ATGGAGGAGAAACCAACTATGAGTGATATCGATTTGGACAAGATCCTTTCTACACCTCAAGAAGTACCACATTCCGTTGAGGTGGTACTGAGGAAATTGGAAATTGCTGAAATGGGTCGAGCTAAACGA GACATGGCAGGGAGACTGCACGTGATCCTGAACAGTGTAAACAAGGCGCTGTGCCGCATGCGCTTGGCCTCggctgtagaggaggaggatgatgaccTGATAACACAATCACAGCATCTGGAGGAGAAGCGCAGGCGTGGCCAGCAGCTCGTCACTATCCAAGCATTCCTACAGTCCAGCCTGGACAAGGAAAATGAGCTCAGCGTGGTCCTCCAGTGGCTCAGAAACATGA ACCAGGagctggtggaggtggaggaggacgaGGACTTCCGGGAGGTGGATGGTATCACTGAGGAATGGGTTGAGGAGATGCAAGACAAGATCCAGAGTTTCATGTCGGACATCCAAGCTTGCATTGTACGTCTTCACGAGCTTTGTGGATTCCTCTTTGAACTCGACACCAGGAAAACCAAAAAGAAAGAAGCAGAACATAAGAAGGGAGGTGTGTGGCACTGGTGGCTGGAGTCAAAAGTCGATGCCAGGACGATACTGAAGATCCAGGAGCTGCAGCCGCCCACAGTGGACCGCATGATGGCGGAGCCCAGCCTGGCCACCAAGTCTTCCACAGATCTGTCCTTCATGCTGGGCGACATCTCCAAGTCCATGTCCTGCAACAAGGCCATGAGCATGGCCTTTAAGTTCATTCAGACGGGGCTCCACAACCTAAACGAGGCTCTGCAGGAGCGCACAGGCGAGGCCCACAAAGCCCAAGCCCAACTGGATGAGATGAAGGCTGATGACTGCCGTGCTAACCTGGCCCGTGCCAAAGCAGAGCTGGAAGGGGGCAAGACAAGGATCACCAAACTGGAGGGAGATAACTATAACCTTCAGGAGGAGATTGCAGCGCACATGTTCCAGATCCACAAGCTGGAGGGGATGGTCAGGTCAGGTCAACAGGGTTCTGTGATTAAAGTGATTGAGCCGATGATGGAATTCCCCATGACTCAGAGCCAAACCCAGCCAGAGAGCACCTCAGTCCCATTCAATCCGAAATATCCCAGATGGCCCCCTCCGTCTAAGAAGGAGCAGAAGCCAAAGATAGCCCCATCAGTGGTGGAATCACAGCTACCCAAGAGCCCACCCAAGACTGCGGCTGGGACGGAGCCAGAGTCCATTGAGGAGGAGTATGTCGAAGAGGAGATACCTCCCACACCTTCCCCTGTGTCTGAAGAGGAGATCAAGCCCGAGCCATCACCTGATGAATTGGACCTCTTTGAGGCCATGGAGAAGAACAGCACCAGCCTCTTGGATGGCTTCCAGTCATCTGTGTTCAACATAATTGAAAAGTCCCTCAGTGTTAAGGGTATAGGCCTAGAGGCAGACAAGGCCAACGATGCCATCAAACTCTACATCATCCTTCAGAAAACCATCCGAGACTCCTTCAACAACATCACCTCCAAACTCCATGGGAAATTTACAGACAGCATCCTGAACATGCCGTTTGAGGAGGACGCCACCAAGTCACCAGGGGACATGCTCAAAGAGATCAACTCTATGTTCGTCAGCCATGACCAGAACATTGAAAGTTTGGGCGCCAATGTGCACATGCTCATGAAAGAAGAAGACAAGAACGCCAAGTCTGCTTCCAAGAAAGGACCCCACCAAGAATGCCGTCACTCTGTGTCTGAGGTCCTGATCCAGTTGAAGAACATCAACAACATGAGCAAGCAGCAGACCTGTAAGATGCGCCTGGCCCTGGAGAACCTCATAGACATGAACAACAGGTTGGATAATGAGCCCAAGACTGAGGAGGAACAGCCATCCACCAGCCATTTCTCCATCTCGTCCTCTGACAGCTTTGTAGAGGAAGAAGAGATCAGAGTGGAGAAGAAACGCCACCACCACATCGAGAAAACTGTCAAAGTACCGGTAGAGAAGCGAATCAAGAGGAGACATACTCCACATCAGACAACGAGGCAAGTACTGAAACCCAGACTTATAGAGACAGCCAACCAGGGGGACATGGAGCGGTATAAGATGGAgattgaggaggaggggaggaagatagAGAAAACGGTGATGGTGGGGGCGACCTACCAGGTGAATGTGGTGTCTCAGAGGACCAACCTGAATCTCCTGAGGCAGGCGGCGATCAGCGGGGAGATCTCCACTGAGCTGTACAGCATGGCCAAGGACCTCATCACACACATTCTGGGCATGGATGAGATTAGACTGGCCTGCCTGCTCCGCAAGTTCATGGCCTACAGATCAGTGCAGCAAGTCCG TTACAATCTGAATATGCAGTTGGTTGCTGCTCGGGAGCTAAAGGATGGACAGTCGGTAAAAGAAATATACTCCTTCCTGACGAAACTGGATGTGTACCAGAAACGGACGTTGCGTCGGTGGAGTGCTAAACAAGCTGCTATTGAACACAGCCGCAAGACCTGCCTTGCTCGCATGCTATATCTTTTCAGTGAG ATAAGACAAGACTACAACGTGCACCTGCTCACCCCGTTCCCGTGCTCCAGCCACTCCCGTCAACATCTGGCCATCAAGTCCCACAAGCTGACGTGGTCCCTGAACCCTGGTTGCCAGCGCCGCCACCTGCCCACTCCAGCCCAGACCCCCCACCTGGTGATGCCCGCCTCAGAGGCCGGACCCCTGAGCGGAGTCAG GGAGCTGTTGAGGGGTCAGCTACCCACACTGTGGCATTGTAATCTGACCATGAACAACATGCAGCTGGCCAGGAAGATGGCCTCTCCCCCCTGcaacctctcctccatccccctgctGATGGAGATGGACGTCAACCATAGCCGAGCCACTGCACTGCGCTCTGCACAGGGCAG gatgAGTGGGGGATAG